In the Cylindrospermopsis raciborskii Cr2010 genome, CTAGAACCAATTCCGTTCGATAAAGCATGTTCCCAAATTCTTTGAACTAACTCCCAGTCTAAATCATTTGAATGGTTATATTTAATTTCTGAAATACCAAATATAAAAGTTGTGCGGTACAGTGAAATTTGCAAATTAGCTTTAGTTTTTATGTCATCATACATAACCTGAAATTTTTGTTGACTGTGAATAATATCAAGCAAGCGATCACTATTTGCCCAGGACATATCTACAGGATAGCCCCCATGAAAACGTAAAATTCCTGGCTTTGTTGTTTTTCCGCCAACACATTTTTCTTCCCCACCACAATAATCTAATACTTTGTCTGGTTCAATCTCTAAACAAGCTCTCAAAAAAGCTCCCTTCATACTAGTTCCTGTGTAGTAAGGTACACCTTTTGCACCGATAACAGGTCGAATTATTCCGTCGTCTTGTCCTGAATTTGTAACTAAACGCCAAATTAGTGTATATTCCCACGTATGGACATTTTGTCCAAACTTAGGTATTCTTATTGTTGATGGCTTCTGTTTCCATTTCGGCAAGACTTCATCTGATTTATTAGGTATGGGGGGACATCCTTTGAACCACTCCTCTATCCACTGTTTTGCTGCTGATTTATTTCCAGCATATTGAATCATTCCCCTATCTTTAATTTGAGCTTGATACATTAATGGTACTGAATTATGACTCATTTTTTTGTCCTCACCTATAACTTCTCTCAATTTTTTAGCCACCTAAACTATCTAAATTACCTTTGCTGTAATAATTTGGTTCATTCAATTCTCTTGATCAGTTTCGTTACTTGCTGTAGGTTTGTATCTTTGTGTCCACCAAACCATATAATCACATAGTTGTGTTAGTATTGAAAGTGTAACTTTTCGATACGCTAAAGGAAATTTTTGTGAATCCCATAAATCTTCCGGTGTTCGAGGTACTTGGATACTAGCTTGATGCATAGTTATGACCAATTTGTCCCAAGTATCTGCCCAATATTGAGATTTCTTATTATTTTTATCTTCTTTTAATCGCAATTGTTCACCCCAGAACCTTTCTAAACCATAGTGAACCGTAGAGCGCATTTTGTAAACTTGCTTTGATGCTTCATCATCTTTATATTTTTTGACTAATTCGTGAGCAATCTTGTCTAGATTAAAATCTTCCCAGGACATACTTACCTCGTAATATAACTAACTTTGTAAGATTATTAAATACTAACAGTTTTATTGGATAAATACTGTGACTTCACAGTACCCAAAACCTACGGACTCCAAACCCCCAAAATAAATATTAGCCTTATTAATTCTAGGCTGATCTTGTTCATACTCTCCAGCAAAAGGTTTCCATGTTTCAGGTTTATTTTGACCGTTCTTTTTAATACCAATAGGAAAAACTAAAAAGGTTTCCTCTGGTAATGCTTCAACTCCAAAAAAATTCTTACTACACTTTTGTTCCTTTTCTAAAGCAACACGACTTTGACGGTAGAGTGCCATATCATGAATCATAGAAATTTCATTGTCACGTACTATTATTGCTGGTAATTTTTCTTGATTCGGAAACCAACAGTCATCTATATATTCGTTGTTCTTAATACTCAAAAAACCAAAATTGAAGAATAATTTGTTGTTTGGTAAAGGTACAAGGTTTTTGGATCTAGAATATTCACTAGGTAGAGGTTTTTGCAATCCAGTGATTCTCTTGTAACGCTTCAACAAACGTGGACAGCTTACCCAAACAATTGGTTGACCTGGACAGAATACAGGTAGCCAAATGATAGAAGCATAGTCAAACTTTACTAATGATTCAGTTATTCTACTGTAAATAGCAGAATCGTCTGTATTATTCTCATCATTACGCTCATCTGTGTAAGTGAAATCATTTCCATACCATTTTTTTACCTCTGTTTCTTTTTTGTCTCCCGAGTGATTGTACCGCATTAAAGCTCGGAATCTACCACGAATTGAGCTGCCAGGAATAATACCAGTTTGAGTAAATTGATCTCGAAAAATTAGGTTGATATTTCCCGTTTCTTCTCCCGCTGTTGCTCCTACATGTAATGGTGCTTCTGTTTTAATAATTCCATAACCCTGATGATACATAAACTAAATTCTCCTAATTTTATTATTTACTACTTGTCCACACGAATGAAATAGCATAATCTGTTGAATCAATGAAAACTAGTTTTTTTCAACTCTAGTATTATTCAACACCCTTAATTTTGATTGGTAAACATAAACCACATCCTAATTGTTTAAGAGAAAAGCCCTCAGTGGGGAACCATTCATTAGGAAACCCTGCTTCATTTTCGTCCCCCCACCAAGATTTATTTAAAGGCTCTTCAAATACATAAACACTCCCTGCTGGAACTGCGTAACGTCCTCTTCCTAATCTTCCTCCCCCTTTATTATCTCCCACTCGATAACGGTAAGGTGAAGGTCTATCCGTCAAAATATGGCTAGGTTTAGGAAAAGTTGTCTGATTTGGGTCTGGGTAGCGACGTGAAAACCGATTTGAACCCCAGACTCCCGGTGTGATCAGGGCAAAACTACGCTGAATTTTTTCTTTTAACAGACCTAATATCACGTGATTTGACAAATCCTGTGATTCAATTTCCACCAAATGACCCTCACCTCCAAAACAGTACCACCCCTTCGGTATTTCGTGAGTTGATAAATAAACTAAGCAAAATTCTTGATCATTTTGTATAGCATTTTCTAGAAATAATCCGCTTTCTTCAACACAACGCTCATTTTTAAGTAACCTGGGATGTAGTATAGATACGTATCTCCATGGATCTCCTTTGCTCTGATTCATAATGTCTTTAACACGATTATACCGCCAATAATGAATATCATGCCATTTACAATCAGGCTCCAAAGATTTTTGATCACGATACCACTTGTCATTTTTTATTTCCCACTCATCTGACTTATTGCTTTTTTGATTGATAATTTTTGTCCAAGGAATGGGGATGTAGAAGCGGTGTGGTTGGTCTGGTTTTGACCAAAAAGGTCCGGCCAGATGTAATTTCTTGAGTTCTTCATGCTCAATAAATGGGTTAGTCTTATTGGCTGCAAAGAACAAGCCAGACAAGGTATAAGCGTCTGGAGGAAACTTTGAACCAGAACGTCCTATCAGATTTTCTGATGATAAGAATGCTCCCGCACTGCCATATAAAAATCCTAAAGGGTTAATAATAATTAGATATTTGTACATATTTGCCACCCTACATTAATTAGATCGTTGATCCAAATAATCATATCTATATCTTTCACAAGTGTGTTTCTTTCACCATAAAGAATTGTTGCGGATTCTGTCTGTAGATGTCTTTCGTCCTCAAAATAAATATCAAACAAGGACATTCCTAATAGATATTTACTACGATCTTGACTCGATTTATGTAAATCAATGGCATGACGGGCTTTGAGTTCAGCAAGATCACTATAAATATGATTCCAATTTGGTTTACAGTTATCCTTCCTACCTCTACATTCCCATTTTGGGTAAGTTTTACCATCCCTGTCCCGGTATCGTTTTAAAACATATAGATAATTCCACGGACAAGTCCATTGTACATATTGTCCACTATTAAACACAACTCGAATAGTCACTCTGTCCTTACCAGAAGATTTTGCTATCTTCTGTGTTTCTCGACAATGCTGTAACACATCTCGCTGAGGTACACCCCCTGCTGCCCAGACAAAACCAACACTTAAAGTTATCTTTTGTTTATGCTCATTCCATCGGTCATTCAAAGTCATTAACCATTCATAAACTTCCAACCCTATCTTTTTGTCCGTCTGTTTACTGTCTGAAGTCTTTTTTTCAGTTTGTCTACCATAAATTACCCCTAGGAAATCATCGCCACCCGCATAAATAACTCTCCCTTGAATATTCGGATTGGGATATCTGTTAAAGTCTTCATAAAAATCCTCCCCCCACTTTAGCATTGCTCTACTAAATCTACTTAAACCCACATCTCCTTCATCTTCTGCAATATTTTTCAGATGCTCACCAACGTTATCTCCATCTCCCATGAACCATCCTGTCCACAGATACTCTGTTTTACCATTAAAATTCGATTGACGCTGGATTTCTGTAAATCTTTCTACCACCGACATGCCCAATTCTTCTGCAATACTGGGATACGTAACTAAACGTTTAGTCAGTTCAGGAATACTCAACTTTTCTCTAGGGTCAATAAATTTACCTTGAATTTCTGATGACGTTGGCTCTTCAGTTATTTTTGCCAGATCCGTATAGAATGTTTTAATTTGTTTATTTTCTTCTTTATAGTTGGTATGTTTTGGATTACGCCCTGTTCCACCTAATCCTGGGAAAGCGATTGCATCACTACCACTTAGACTAGAACTTTCTCCAACCCAATTTATTGCAGTCCAATCACGACACAGTTTTTTGGTTTCTAGTTCTTTCATTACGGATATAGGAGAATCTGCCTGAGCCCAAAAGATTTCCCAAGTATGATTGGCCCAATGATTCCATTCATCATCCCAATAATAAGGTTCTAAATGTCGCAGATTACTGGTCAACCATTCCTTACAACAGTTAAGAACTTTTTTCCAAGTTTGTAAAATTGACTCTCTTGCTTTATCTTCTGGGAAATCGCCTTTAAAAAGAATTCGATTAGGAATTCCTCTTTCTATATTAGGAGATCCAGGTGAAATCACTTTGATAGTAGATATCTCCCGCTCAGCAGTATCAATTATATGTCTACTTAGGTACGAAAGAATTTGTGATGCACCATATAAGTCTCGTAACTTCCGAGACTTTTCTATAAATCCTTGTACAGGTGCAAAGGTGACAGCAGTATATATGTATTTTTCTTCGTCATCCATTCTTTTTTACAGCCTCAACAAATGTAAACAAAGACACTTTAGGTGATTACAATCTTTCCCCGCATCTATCTTAAGGTAGATATTTAAAACTTGGAAAGAAATGCGATCGCATTTCTTAATACCTATAGATCCCAGCCTTGAAATGGGTTATGATGTCCACATACCAAGTCTAATCAACAATGATAACCTAGCCTTATTGTTATAGAAAAGGCTTTTACAAACCTTAAAACAAACTCGGAGGGGCAAATTTTCCATGAAAGGGAAACAAGTTTTACTAACAGGTGGAACAGGTGGACTGGGCTTAGGGGTCACACCCACGATTTTGGCTCAAGGTGCATATCTCACCATTCCGTACCGCAATCTTACTTATGTCGAAAGATTAAAAACAATCTTACCCCCTGCGGATATGGCCAGGATTCAATTTATTCCCGTAAATCTTGAAAGCGATTCTTCCGTGGAAGAACTGGTTAATAGCATGACCAAAGTCGACGTCTTAATTCATTTAGTCGGTGGTTTTTACTATGGCAAAACCCATGAATGCAGTTTTGACGATTGGAAACATCAATTTGAATTAAATGTTTACACAACTTTCTTAACCTGCAAATATAGTTTAAAAAGAATGCTAGAGAATGGTTATGGGCGCATTGTTACTGTTAGTTCTCGTGCTGGTTTAGAGCCTGCTGCCAATCTAGCAGCTTATTCTGCATCTAAAGCCGCTGTGATAGCTCTAACTAAGGCTATAGCTGATGAAACTAGGGGCACTAATATCACCGCAAATACGGTTTTACCCAGTGTTATTGATACACCCACTAATAGGGAGGCAATGGGTGTGGAAAAAGCTGGCGAATGGGTCAAACCCGAATCCATTGGCCAGGTAATTTGTTTTTTGGCTTCGGAAGC is a window encoding:
- the fabG gene encoding 3-oxoacyl-ACP reductase FabG; amino-acid sequence: MKGKQVLLTGGTGGLGLGVTPTILAQGAYLTIPYRNLTYVERLKTILPPADMARIQFIPVNLESDSSVEELVNSMTKVDVLIHLVGGFYYGKTHECSFDDWKHQFELNVYTTFLTCKYSLKRMLENGYGRIVTVSSRAGLEPAANLAAYSASKAAVIALTKAIADETRGTNITANTVLPSVIDTPTNREAMGVEKAGEWVKPESIGQVICFLASEAAGDIRGATIPVYGNI
- a CDS encoding Cas10/Cmr2 second palm domain-containing protein, encoding MDDEEKYIYTAVTFAPVQGFIEKSRKLRDLYGASQILSYLSRHIIDTAEREISTIKVISPGSPNIERGIPNRILFKGDFPEDKARESILQTWKKVLNCCKEWLTSNLRHLEPYYWDDEWNHWANHTWEIFWAQADSPISVMKELETKKLCRDWTAINWVGESSSLSGSDAIAFPGLGGTGRNPKHTNYKEENKQIKTFYTDLAKITEEPTSSEIQGKFIDPREKLSIPELTKRLVTYPSIAEELGMSVVERFTEIQRQSNFNGKTEYLWTGWFMGDGDNVGEHLKNIAEDEGDVGLSRFSRAMLKWGEDFYEDFNRYPNPNIQGRVIYAGGDDFLGVIYGRQTEKKTSDSKQTDKKIGLEVYEWLMTLNDRWNEHKQKITLSVGFVWAAGGVPQRDVLQHCRETQKIAKSSGKDRVTIRVVFNSGQYVQWTCPWNYLYVLKRYRDRDGKTYPKWECRGRKDNCKPNWNHIYSDLAELKARHAIDLHKSSQDRSKYLLGMSLFDIYFEDERHLQTESATILYGERNTLVKDIDMIIWINDLINVGWQICTNI
- a CDS encoding CRISPR-associated protein: MYKYLIIINPLGFLYGSAGAFLSSENLIGRSGSKFPPDAYTLSGLFFAANKTNPFIEHEELKKLHLAGPFWSKPDQPHRFYIPIPWTKIINQKSNKSDEWEIKNDKWYRDQKSLEPDCKWHDIHYWRYNRVKDIMNQSKGDPWRYVSILHPRLLKNERCVEESGLFLENAIQNDQEFCLVYLSTHEIPKGWYCFGGEGHLVEIESQDLSNHVILGLLKEKIQRSFALITPGVWGSNRFSRRYPDPNQTTFPKPSHILTDRPSPYRYRVGDNKGGGRLGRGRYAVPAGSVYVFEEPLNKSWWGDENEAGFPNEWFPTEGFSLKQLGCGLCLPIKIKGVE
- a CDS encoding RAMP superfamily CRISPR-associated protein; translated protein: MYHQGYGIIKTEAPLHVGATAGEETGNINLIFRDQFTQTGIIPGSSIRGRFRALMRYNHSGDKKETEVKKWYGNDFTYTDERNDENNTDDSAIYSRITESLVKFDYASIIWLPVFCPGQPIVWVSCPRLLKRYKRITGLQKPLPSEYSRSKNLVPLPNNKLFFNFGFLSIKNNEYIDDCWFPNQEKLPAIIVRDNEISMIHDMALYRQSRVALEKEQKCSKNFFGVEALPEETFLVFPIGIKKNGQNKPETWKPFAGEYEQDQPRINKANIYFGGLESVGFGYCEVTVFIQ